From Oreochromis aureus strain Israel breed Guangdong linkage group 4, ZZ_aureus, whole genome shotgun sequence, a single genomic window includes:
- the LOC120440072 gene encoding nuclear GTPase SLIP-GC-like — MDDFVRTKLLEWGLSEWVEKFKDEQIDAESLCDLDDREIDNLITKAGPRVKFKKNLKLLKEKRNSNQETVISFQCEQEHEEAADVVQVLPSTSDTGKRKSDLQSNPSRLQSPAKRQRLSMPGFEESIILSDVKSIMTFVHERLNDQDKLSAFLKKKISDLETDKRELVGVFGKTGAGKSSLINAIIKEKNLLPSGSVNACTSVMIKVEANRGSLKYEAEIEFITKEEWNEELWSFRQFLDNNKNQDKEDDDYHDAVEKLSALYGEDWKKSFENLMDRKYFKEIPEFLQSKRKILTCESANELSAKCVKYTRSESKQGEGNEGKTWFWPLVKCVTVRVPNNPFLQHVTLVDLPGNGDCNKSRDQMWKGIVGDCSTVWIVTEINRAASEKAAWGILESVSSLIGNGGECQQIHFICTKSDLVDDSDDLSSADIHDQIIKRNIQANDGVRKEFNKRSKINKHFTDDSFKVFTVSSKEFLKGNHLSPEETEITKLQGFLQELNDCHSETVNYVSGAYGILSLIEGARRRKEGAGKADDVCKVLEKNMTEQLDQVKKAVEKAIKDFEQCLTEGVKNSKTSEEKLKSFLDRDKQPSFFKTLEAVVRKDGMHKTKKGEHINLNTVLASCLTDSIDEKFRKTFPNDVKGGSFNGVISRFSLDPNSLIQKYQDVKLQLIFLQTEEDKIKAKLNKIILKEKKIIYNSLTEAIEKNMKKCYEDARKISGKDALKKMRKTIETHVSLNRNIYEDAKKIMMKKMNILMTIICKELKETMDHSIKLSLKASALSESLPDVSKHLETVQQHYNEGKCSQEGEVTSQYPGKYLNVISCHRIIIIINRFLLNYFNSFYELSKKWGTI, encoded by the exons ATGGATGATTTCGTAAGAACCAAACTGCTTGAATGGGGGCTAAGTGAGTGGGTGGAGAAATTTAAAG aTGAACAAATCGATGCTGAAAGTCTGTGTGATCTTGATGATCGAGAAATTGATAATTTGATCACAAAAGCTGGACCAAGAGTGAAATTCAAGAAGAACCTCAAGCTGTTGAAG GAAAAACGAAACTCAAATCAGGAAACAGTCATTTCTTTTCAA TGTGAACAGGAGCatgaagaagcagctgatgTGGTTCAG GTCTTGCCATCCACAAGTGATACAG GAAAGAGAAAatcagaccttcaaagtaaccCCAGCAGGTTGCAGTCACCAGCTAAGCGACAGCGTCTGTCAATGCCAGGATTTGAAG AATCAATCATACTGTCTGATGTGAAAAGCATCATGACATTTGTACATGAAAGACTAAATGACCAAGACAAACTCAGTGCTTTCTTGAA GAAAAAGATCAGTGATTTGGAGACAGACAAGAGGGAGCTGGTTGGTGTCTTTGGTAAAACTGGGGCTGGAAAGAGCTCTTTGATAAATGCCATCATCAAAGAGAAGAATCTTTTACCCTCAGGAAGTGTCAATGCCTGCACCTCAGTCATGATCAAAGTGGAGGCTAACAGAGGTAGCTTAAAGTATGAGGCAGAAATTGAGTTCATCACAAAGGAG GAGTGGAACGAAGAGTTGTGGTCATTTCGTCAGTTTCTtgacaataataaaaatcagGACAAGGAAGACGATGATTATCACGATGCTGTTGAAAAGCTGTCAGCACTGTATggagaagactggaaaaagtcCTTTGAAAACCTCATGGATCGCAAATATTTCAAAGAAATTCCAGAATTTCTCCAATCCAAGCGGAAGATTTTGACATGTGAATCA GCTAATGAACTCTCTGCAAAATGTGTCAAGTACACAAGAAGTGAGTCAAAACAAGGAGAAGGTAATGAAGGAAAAACATGGTTTTGGCCACTAGTGAAGTGTGTGACTGTCAGGGTGCCAAACAATCCTTTTCTCCAGCATGTCACACTTGTGGACCTTCCTGGAAATGGTGACTGTAACAAGAGCAGAGATCAGATGTGGAAAGGG ATAGTTGGAGATTGTTCTACTGTGTGGATTGTGACTGAAATTAACCGAGCAGCATCAGAGAAAGCAGCCTGGGGGATCCTGGAAAGTGTCAGTAGTCTGATTGGAAATGGTGGCGAATGTCAGCAAATTCACTTTATCTGCACCAAGTCTGATCTTGTTGATGATTCAGATGATCT TTCATCAGCTGATATCCATGATCAGataattaaaagaaacattCAAGCCAATGATGGAGTAAGGAAAGAATTCAACAAGAGAAGCAAGATTAAT AAACACTTCACTGATGACAGTTTCAAAGTGTTCACAGTGAGCTCCAAAGAGTTCCTAAAAGGGAACCATCTAAGTCCAGAAGAAACTG AAATAACCAAACTTCAGGGATTTTTGCAAGAGCTCAATGACTGTCACTCAGAGACGGTAAACTATGTGAGTGGAGCTTATGGGATTCTGTCTTTGATTGAAGGTGCCAGGCGCAGAAAAGAG GGTGCTGGAAAAGCAGATGATGTATGTAAAGTCCTTGAGAAAAACATGACAGAACAACTTGATCAAGTGAAAAAAGCAGTTGAAAAAGCGATCAAGGATTTTGAACAGTGTCTTACAGAAGGGGTTAAAAATTCCAAAACCTctgaagaaaaactgaaatcgTTTTTGGACCGTGAT aaacagccTAGTTTTTTCAAGACACTAGAGGCTGTGGTTAGAAAAGACGGcatgcacaaaacaaaaaaaggggaaCACATAAATCTCAACACAGTATTAGCTTCATGCTTGACTGACAGCATTGATGAAAAATTCAGAAAGACCTTCCC aaatgaTGTTAAAGGCGGATCTTTCAATGGAGTCATCAGTAGATTTTCACTTGACCCCAATTCACTGATTCAAAAATACcaagatgtcaaactgcagctGATATTTCTCCAGACAGAG GAGGATAAAATTAAGGCAAAACTCAACAAAATAATcctaaaagagaagaaaatcatCTACAACAGTCTAACAGAGGCAAttgagaaaaacatgaaaaagtgcTATGAAG ATGCACGAAAAATTTCAGGAAAAgatgcactgaaaaaaatgaggAAGACTATTGAGACACATGTATCCTTAAATAGGAACATTTATGAGGATGCAAAAAAGATCATGATGAAGAAGATGAATATATTGATG ACGATCATCTGCAAGGAACTGAAGGAAACCATGGACCACTCCATTAAACTCTCACTCAAGGCATCAGCTTTGAGTGAGAGTCTCCCAG atgtttcaAAGCATCTTGAAACTGTGCAGCAACATTACAATGAAGGTAAGTGTAGTCAAGAGGGAGAAGTGACATCACAGTACCCaggtaaatatttaaatgttatttcatGTCAcaggattattattattattaaccgTTTTCTACTAAATTACTTTAACAGTTTCTATGAATTGTCAAAGAAATGGGGTACAATCTGA